In one Paramisgurnus dabryanus chromosome 21, PD_genome_1.1, whole genome shotgun sequence genomic region, the following are encoded:
- the otud3 gene encoding OTU domain-containing protein 3 has product MSRKQSGKPIKSNKKCELERKRDERAARRALAKDRKNRPPGDDGEEFVSFSNQLQALGLKLREVPGDGNCLFRALGDQLEGHSRGHLRLRQETVQYMQSHRQDFEPFVEDDVPFCKHVLNLSQPGTFAGNDAIVAFARSQQVKVVIHQLNAPLWEINGTEKPICRELHIAYRYGDHYDSVRKIGDNSENPAQLCIENLNNSRRFGDGQKKEKQRDASPSQSLAEDEELILSLLCDDSQSVNLCQSSARSQKCHSDWLDSELNNQSEERSQRDSASGTHPLCQSMQAECSESVSTTEGSISQKPKLSSKQRKEQQRLEKKKRQEERHRQKVIQERGSYDQNQNTPEAVTLVPALNTLSI; this is encoded by the exons ATGTCAAGAAAACAGTCGGGGAAGCCCATCAAAAGCAACAAAAAGTGTGAATTAGAAAGAAAAAGGGACGAAAGGGCGGCTCGCCGGGCTTTGGCCAAAGACCGCAAGAACCGTCCACCAGGAGACGACGGAGAGGAGTTTGTCAGCTTCTCCAACCAGCTTCAGGCTCTTGGTCTTAAACTGAGAGAGGTTCCTGGAGATGG AAACTGTTTGTTCAGAGCTCTCGGCGATCAGCTGGAAGGACATTCAAGAGGTCATCTGCGTCTGCGACAGGAGACCGTGCAGTACATGCAGTCACACAGGCAGGACTTTGAGCCCTTCGTCGAGGATGATGTGCCATTCTGTAAACATG TGTTAAACCTCTCACAGCCGGGCACGTTCGCTGGTAACGATGCCATCGTGGCCTTCGCTCGCAGCCAACAAGTGAAAGTGGTTATTCATCAGTTAAATGCTCCGTTATGGGAG attAATGGTACGGAAAAGCCTATATGCCGTGAGCTCCACATCGCATATCGCTATGGAGACCACTATGACAGTGTCAGAAAAATCGGAGATAACTCGGAGAACCCGGCACAATTGTGTATAGAG AATCTGAATAATTCAAGACGTTTTGGAGATGGTCAGAAGAAGGAAAAGCAGAGAGACGCCTCCCCTTCACAATCTCTCGCTGAAGATGAAGAGCTGATCTTGAGTTTACTTTGTGACGACA GTCAATCAGTGAATCTTTGTCAATCTAGTGCCCGGTCACAGAAGTGCCATAGCGATTGGCTTGACTCTGAACTGAATAACCAATCAGAGGAGAGATCACAGAGAGATTCAGCGTCAGGGACACATCCTCTTTGTCAAAGCATGCAAGCAGAATGTAGTGAAAGCGTATCAACAACAGAGGGCAGCATCTCACAAAAACCCAAG cTTTCTTCTAAACAACGGAAAGAGCAACAGCGACTAGAAAAGAAGAAGCGTCAGGAGGAGAGACACAGGCAGAAGGTTATACAGGAGAGAGGGTCATATGATCAGAATCAAAACACACCTGAAGCCGTCACACTTGTGCCGGCGTTAAACACTCTGAGCATTTAA
- the camk1gb gene encoding calcium/calmodulin-dependent protein kinase IGb isoform X3, whose amino-acid sequence MKCLPCIEIPAEAHVEMGRKEGDYDWKKSTDNIQDVFEFMEVLGSGAFSEVFMVKERKTGKHFAMKCVKKKNKRDFNLENEIAVLRRIKHDNVVCLEDFYESRTHYYLLMQLVSGGELFDRILDRGMYSEMDASLVIRQVLEAVGYLHKCGIVHRDLKPENLLYYSPDENSKIMISDFGLSKMEDNGIMSTACGTPGYVAPEVLAQKPYSKAVDCWSIGVITYILLCGYPPFYEETETRLFSKIMKGQYEFDSPFWDNISDSAKDFIRNMMQKNPKMRFTTEQALRHPWIIGKTARSQDIYHSVSVQIQKNFAKSKWKQAFNATAAIHHMKKLQMAHSEACMRQNQTPPSVPEIKVITTSTPESVHKKLFTETPTTNSDMSGNQMNVPTSSTESKSQYYPVRVSHSETTHVGTLTIAEKSKHVYHSEPADLNGYVKKGSNRNGPNLQTGVCSVM is encoded by the exons AAATCCCTGCTGAAGCTCACGTCGAAATGGGAAGAAAGGAAGGAGATTACGACTGGAAGAAAAGCACAGACAACATTCAGGATGTGTTCGAATTCATGGAGGTGCTTGGATC cgGAGCATTCTCTGAAGTCTTCATGGTGAAGGAGAGAAAAACCGGAAAACATTTCGCCATGAAGTGtgttaaaaagaaaaacaaaagggACTTTAACCTGGAGAATGAGATTGCCGTGTTGAGGAG GATCAAACATGACAATGTTGTTTGCTTGGAGGATTTCTATGAAAGTCGGACACATTACTATCTTCTCATGCAACT AGTTTCAGGCGGTGAACTGTTTGATAGGATTCTGGACCGGGGGATGTACTCGGAGATGGATGCCAGTCTGGTTATCAGACAGGTGCTGGAGGCAGTCGGCTACCTGCACAAGTGCGGCATAGTGCACCGTGATCTTAAG CCTGAGAATCTGCTGTACTACAGTCCGGATGAAAACTCAAAGATCATGATCAGTGATTTCGGTCTCTCTAAGATGGAAGACAATGGAATAATGTCAACAGCCTGTGGAACGCCAGGATATGTGG CCCCTGAAGTGTTGGCACAGAAACCCTACAGCAAAGCTGTGGACTGCTGGTCTATTGGAGTTATCACTTACATTCT TCTCTGTGGATATCCACCTTTCTATGAAGAAACTGAGACTCGTCTGTtttctaaaatcatgaagggaCAGTATGAGTTTGACTCGCCCTTCTGGGATAATATTTCTGATTCTG CCAAGGACTTTATCCGCAACATGATGCAGAAGAATCCTAAGATGCGTTTTACTACAGAACAGGCTCTGCGACACCCATG GATAATCGGTAAAACAGCCCGAAGTCAAGACATCTATCACTCCGTCAGTGTGCAGATTCAGAAAAACTTTGCCAAGTCCAAGTGGAAG CAAGCTTTCAATGCTACCGCTGCCATTCACCACATGAAGAAACTTCAGATGGCTCACTCTGAGGCCTGTATGAGACAGAATCAGACTCCTCCATCAGTGCCTGAGATCAAAGTCATCACAACATCCACACCTGAATCCGTCCATAAGAAACTGTTCACGGAGACCCCGACGACAAACAGTGACATGTCCGGTAATCAGATGAACGTTCCAACCAGTTCTACAGAATCAAAGAGTCAGTATTACCCAGTTCGGGTCAGTCACAGCGAGACCACCCATGTTGGGACCCTCACCATCGCGGAGAAGAGCAAACATGTTTATCACTCTGAGCCAGCCGATCTCAATGG atatgtaaaaaaaggCTCAAATCGTAATGGACCGAACCTGCAGACTGGAGTTTGTTCTGTCATGTGA
- the camk1gb gene encoding calcium/calmodulin-dependent protein kinase IGb isoform X4 — protein MGRKEGDYDWKKSTDNIQDVFEFMEVLGSGAFSEVFMVKERKTGKHFAMKCVKKKNKRDFNLENEIAVLRRIKHDNVVCLEDFYESRTHYYLLMQLVSGGELFDRILDRGMYSEMDASLVIRQVLEAVGYLHKCGIVHRDLKPENLLYYSPDENSKIMISDFGLSKMEDNGIMSTACGTPGYVAPEVLAQKPYSKAVDCWSIGVITYILLCGYPPFYEETETRLFSKIMKGQYEFDSPFWDNISDSAKDFIRNMMQKNPKMRFTTEQALRHPWIIGKTARSQDIYHSVSVQIQKNFAKSKWKQAFNATAAIHHMKKLQMAHSEACMRQNQTPPSVPEIKVITTSTPESVHKKLFTETPTTNSDMSGNQMNVPTSSTESKSQYYPVRVSHSETTHVGTLTIAEKSKHVYHSEPADLNGYVKKGSNRNGPNLQTGVCSVM, from the exons ATGGGAAGAAAGGAAGGAGATTACGACTGGAAGAAAAGCACAGACAACATTCAGGATGTGTTCGAATTCATGGAGGTGCTTGGATC cgGAGCATTCTCTGAAGTCTTCATGGTGAAGGAGAGAAAAACCGGAAAACATTTCGCCATGAAGTGtgttaaaaagaaaaacaaaagggACTTTAACCTGGAGAATGAGATTGCCGTGTTGAGGAG GATCAAACATGACAATGTTGTTTGCTTGGAGGATTTCTATGAAAGTCGGACACATTACTATCTTCTCATGCAACT AGTTTCAGGCGGTGAACTGTTTGATAGGATTCTGGACCGGGGGATGTACTCGGAGATGGATGCCAGTCTGGTTATCAGACAGGTGCTGGAGGCAGTCGGCTACCTGCACAAGTGCGGCATAGTGCACCGTGATCTTAAG CCTGAGAATCTGCTGTACTACAGTCCGGATGAAAACTCAAAGATCATGATCAGTGATTTCGGTCTCTCTAAGATGGAAGACAATGGAATAATGTCAACAGCCTGTGGAACGCCAGGATATGTGG CCCCTGAAGTGTTGGCACAGAAACCCTACAGCAAAGCTGTGGACTGCTGGTCTATTGGAGTTATCACTTACATTCT TCTCTGTGGATATCCACCTTTCTATGAAGAAACTGAGACTCGTCTGTtttctaaaatcatgaagggaCAGTATGAGTTTGACTCGCCCTTCTGGGATAATATTTCTGATTCTG CCAAGGACTTTATCCGCAACATGATGCAGAAGAATCCTAAGATGCGTTTTACTACAGAACAGGCTCTGCGACACCCATG GATAATCGGTAAAACAGCCCGAAGTCAAGACATCTATCACTCCGTCAGTGTGCAGATTCAGAAAAACTTTGCCAAGTCCAAGTGGAAG CAAGCTTTCAATGCTACCGCTGCCATTCACCACATGAAGAAACTTCAGATGGCTCACTCTGAGGCCTGTATGAGACAGAATCAGACTCCTCCATCAGTGCCTGAGATCAAAGTCATCACAACATCCACACCTGAATCCGTCCATAAGAAACTGTTCACGGAGACCCCGACGACAAACAGTGACATGTCCGGTAATCAGATGAACGTTCCAACCAGTTCTACAGAATCAAAGAGTCAGTATTACCCAGTTCGGGTCAGTCACAGCGAGACCACCCATGTTGGGACCCTCACCATCGCGGAGAAGAGCAAACATGTTTATCACTCTGAGCCAGCCGATCTCAATGG atatgtaaaaaaaggCTCAAATCGTAATGGACCGAACCTGCAGACTGGAGTTTGTTCTGTCATGTGA
- the camk1gb gene encoding calcium/calmodulin-dependent protein kinase IGb isoform X2, whose amino-acid sequence MFLKCKVFPQALLKMPLYFKQVKALASKKHRKEIPAEAHVEMGRKEGDYDWKKSTDNIQDVFEFMEVLGSGAFSEVFMVKERKTGKHFAMKCVKKKNKRDFNLENEIAVLRRIKHDNVVCLEDFYESRTHYYLLMQLVSGGELFDRILDRGMYSEMDASLVIRQVLEAVGYLHKCGIVHRDLKPENLLYYSPDENSKIMISDFGLSKMEDNGIMSTACGTPGYVAPEVLAQKPYSKAVDCWSIGVITYILLCGYPPFYEETETRLFSKIMKGQYEFDSPFWDNISDSAKDFIRNMMQKNPKMRFTTEQALRHPWIIGKTARSQDIYHSVSVQIQKNFAKSKWKQAFNATAAIHHMKKLQMAHSEACMRQNQTPPSVPEIKVITTSTPESVHKKLFTETPTTNSDMSGNQMNVPTSSTESKSQYYPVRVSHSETTHVGTLTIAEKSKHVYHSEPADLNGYVKKGSNRNGPNLQTGVCSVM is encoded by the exons AAATCCCTGCTGAAGCTCACGTCGAAATGGGAAGAAAGGAAGGAGATTACGACTGGAAGAAAAGCACAGACAACATTCAGGATGTGTTCGAATTCATGGAGGTGCTTGGATC cgGAGCATTCTCTGAAGTCTTCATGGTGAAGGAGAGAAAAACCGGAAAACATTTCGCCATGAAGTGtgttaaaaagaaaaacaaaagggACTTTAACCTGGAGAATGAGATTGCCGTGTTGAGGAG GATCAAACATGACAATGTTGTTTGCTTGGAGGATTTCTATGAAAGTCGGACACATTACTATCTTCTCATGCAACT AGTTTCAGGCGGTGAACTGTTTGATAGGATTCTGGACCGGGGGATGTACTCGGAGATGGATGCCAGTCTGGTTATCAGACAGGTGCTGGAGGCAGTCGGCTACCTGCACAAGTGCGGCATAGTGCACCGTGATCTTAAG CCTGAGAATCTGCTGTACTACAGTCCGGATGAAAACTCAAAGATCATGATCAGTGATTTCGGTCTCTCTAAGATGGAAGACAATGGAATAATGTCAACAGCCTGTGGAACGCCAGGATATGTGG CCCCTGAAGTGTTGGCACAGAAACCCTACAGCAAAGCTGTGGACTGCTGGTCTATTGGAGTTATCACTTACATTCT TCTCTGTGGATATCCACCTTTCTATGAAGAAACTGAGACTCGTCTGTtttctaaaatcatgaagggaCAGTATGAGTTTGACTCGCCCTTCTGGGATAATATTTCTGATTCTG CCAAGGACTTTATCCGCAACATGATGCAGAAGAATCCTAAGATGCGTTTTACTACAGAACAGGCTCTGCGACACCCATG GATAATCGGTAAAACAGCCCGAAGTCAAGACATCTATCACTCCGTCAGTGTGCAGATTCAGAAAAACTTTGCCAAGTCCAAGTGGAAG CAAGCTTTCAATGCTACCGCTGCCATTCACCACATGAAGAAACTTCAGATGGCTCACTCTGAGGCCTGTATGAGACAGAATCAGACTCCTCCATCAGTGCCTGAGATCAAAGTCATCACAACATCCACACCTGAATCCGTCCATAAGAAACTGTTCACGGAGACCCCGACGACAAACAGTGACATGTCCGGTAATCAGATGAACGTTCCAACCAGTTCTACAGAATCAAAGAGTCAGTATTACCCAGTTCGGGTCAGTCACAGCGAGACCACCCATGTTGGGACCCTCACCATCGCGGAGAAGAGCAAACATGTTTATCACTCTGAGCCAGCCGATCTCAATGG atatgtaaaaaaaggCTCAAATCGTAATGGACCGAACCTGCAGACTGGAGTTTGTTCTGTCATGTGA
- the g0s2 gene encoding G0/G1 switch protein 2, whose amino-acid sequence MDTMHEIIPFAKEMLSAGPSKGCLKVYLVGGTIAFLGMISGAIQVASSFFPDQEDPDMEMLKVQESVTVKEQIQEAQTSIPDDDEMDPEMETKAKELYGTRQRRMSFRAHAS is encoded by the coding sequence ATGGACACAATGCATGAGATCATTCCATTTGCAAAGGAAATGCTGAGTGCCGGCCCATCCAAAGGCTGTCTGAAGGTTTACTTGGTCGGTGGCACAATCGCCTTCCTGGGAATGATAAGTGGAGCGATACAGGTTGCCTCTTCCTTCTTCCCTGACCAAGAGGACCCTGACATGGAGATGCTAAAAGTGCAGGAATCAGTAACAGTGAAGGAACAGATCCAAGAGGCACAGACCTCCATCCCAGACGACGATGAAATGGACCCTGAGATGGAGACCAAGGCCAAAGAGTTGTATGGGACCAGGCAGAGGCGCATGAGTTTCAGGGCACACGCTTCATAA
- the camk1gb gene encoding calcium/calmodulin-dependent protein kinase IGb isoform X1, with product MRNCISDPTLSVSARRRVICQWCPCLRFHTFCKRQKSCWSCYRPEEIPAEAHVEMGRKEGDYDWKKSTDNIQDVFEFMEVLGSGAFSEVFMVKERKTGKHFAMKCVKKKNKRDFNLENEIAVLRRIKHDNVVCLEDFYESRTHYYLLMQLVSGGELFDRILDRGMYSEMDASLVIRQVLEAVGYLHKCGIVHRDLKPENLLYYSPDENSKIMISDFGLSKMEDNGIMSTACGTPGYVAPEVLAQKPYSKAVDCWSIGVITYILLCGYPPFYEETETRLFSKIMKGQYEFDSPFWDNISDSAKDFIRNMMQKNPKMRFTTEQALRHPWIIGKTARSQDIYHSVSVQIQKNFAKSKWKQAFNATAAIHHMKKLQMAHSEACMRQNQTPPSVPEIKVITTSTPESVHKKLFTETPTTNSDMSGNQMNVPTSSTESKSQYYPVRVSHSETTHVGTLTIAEKSKHVYHSEPADLNGYVKKGSNRNGPNLQTGVCSVM from the exons ATGCGTAATTGCATTTCGGATCCGACGCTATCTGTTTCCGCGCGCCGTCGTGTTATCTGTCAGTGGTGTCCTTGCTTGCGCTTCCATACTTTCTGCAAGAGACAGAAATCTTGCTGGAGTTGTTACAGACCGGAAG AAATCCCTGCTGAAGCTCACGTCGAAATGGGAAGAAAGGAAGGAGATTACGACTGGAAGAAAAGCACAGACAACATTCAGGATGTGTTCGAATTCATGGAGGTGCTTGGATC cgGAGCATTCTCTGAAGTCTTCATGGTGAAGGAGAGAAAAACCGGAAAACATTTCGCCATGAAGTGtgttaaaaagaaaaacaaaagggACTTTAACCTGGAGAATGAGATTGCCGTGTTGAGGAG GATCAAACATGACAATGTTGTTTGCTTGGAGGATTTCTATGAAAGTCGGACACATTACTATCTTCTCATGCAACT AGTTTCAGGCGGTGAACTGTTTGATAGGATTCTGGACCGGGGGATGTACTCGGAGATGGATGCCAGTCTGGTTATCAGACAGGTGCTGGAGGCAGTCGGCTACCTGCACAAGTGCGGCATAGTGCACCGTGATCTTAAG CCTGAGAATCTGCTGTACTACAGTCCGGATGAAAACTCAAAGATCATGATCAGTGATTTCGGTCTCTCTAAGATGGAAGACAATGGAATAATGTCAACAGCCTGTGGAACGCCAGGATATGTGG CCCCTGAAGTGTTGGCACAGAAACCCTACAGCAAAGCTGTGGACTGCTGGTCTATTGGAGTTATCACTTACATTCT TCTCTGTGGATATCCACCTTTCTATGAAGAAACTGAGACTCGTCTGTtttctaaaatcatgaagggaCAGTATGAGTTTGACTCGCCCTTCTGGGATAATATTTCTGATTCTG CCAAGGACTTTATCCGCAACATGATGCAGAAGAATCCTAAGATGCGTTTTACTACAGAACAGGCTCTGCGACACCCATG GATAATCGGTAAAACAGCCCGAAGTCAAGACATCTATCACTCCGTCAGTGTGCAGATTCAGAAAAACTTTGCCAAGTCCAAGTGGAAG CAAGCTTTCAATGCTACCGCTGCCATTCACCACATGAAGAAACTTCAGATGGCTCACTCTGAGGCCTGTATGAGACAGAATCAGACTCCTCCATCAGTGCCTGAGATCAAAGTCATCACAACATCCACACCTGAATCCGTCCATAAGAAACTGTTCACGGAGACCCCGACGACAAACAGTGACATGTCCGGTAATCAGATGAACGTTCCAACCAGTTCTACAGAATCAAAGAGTCAGTATTACCCAGTTCGGGTCAGTCACAGCGAGACCACCCATGTTGGGACCCTCACCATCGCGGAGAAGAGCAAACATGTTTATCACTCTGAGCCAGCCGATCTCAATGG atatgtaaaaaaaggCTCAAATCGTAATGGACCGAACCTGCAGACTGGAGTTTGTTCTGTCATGTGA